The Oreochromis aureus strain Israel breed Guangdong linkage group 15, ZZ_aureus, whole genome shotgun sequence genome contains the following window.
atgGCAATCACTTTCtagcagacaatcactttttggcacaacaactgcacggacacggtcagggctgaaagccgacagttcgctgattctgatgcttcggcgggtccgcgctttgtgttcacgccctttttgcgctgattctaaagctgttagttttgtctctctccaaacaatattgactgaaccagcagcaaaagaagatccaaactacgcttcacataaacatcgtcatgaattcactctgacttttactgttttgcaaccaccacgataaaatcacacttcatgcacagctctctctgaatcggaaacgaatcgattctagaaatcagtgatgatacccagccctaatgTAAATGTATTGCAGGGATGGTAAGAAATCATAAAGAGCATAAAACATGGTTTGCACAAACCCCTAGTAGCTACGTCCATCCTatatacagttttttgtttttttggcgggggggggggggaataaaACTGATGTGACAAAATCTCACTGTAGCTCACCTTTAAACTTGACCTCCAGGACCTCATGTTCCTTGTCAATGATGTCGCCATTTGGGCTGAAGGTGTGGCATGGACAGTGGACACTAATTTCCAAACCCATATTAGATCCTGCAATTAAGAAAAAGGCAAGCTTTCATTAACCTTAATGGTAATCCTTTATTATTCCTAATGATAACAATTCTGAGTTATTATGAAAGGAGGAAATAAGGAGATCTCAGGCTCACCTCTCTTCATCAGCCACTCCCGCACTGTTTCGGTCACATCAAAGGAAATCCATTCTGCGGTACCTTTGGTCAGCACGTTCTTGGCTCCAATGAAGCGCTGCTTTCTAATGTGTTCATTTCGCCTCACGATCTGTGAAGCAACAATAAATAGTTGCTCTGAAGCCTTTTTTCTCAGCAGTTTTAGTTGTTCTTGTTCTGATTATTCAATAATAGTTTTGAATCATGTGAGGAAAGAGTGCATTCAATATATTGATAAACTATGAATACAAATGATATGAAGAAAAAGTAAATCAGATTACTCTTGCAGCTCTTTGAGACTACACTGAGTTTTTCGTTTTTGCCTTGAAATATCTCTTTCcacatgaaaatgcaaaaaacaatGTCCACTGCTGTCAAAAGCATACAAGGTGGCACTACAGTATAACTCTAACAATACAGAAATGTTGACAAACAATGAAACTGCACACACAAAACTGACACTCACACATCTGACTTTCCTCATTCATTTCATGCCTAGATTTAAATCTTCACCCTGGAAGGGGTTTTTCAAAAGCTCCAATTTCAGTGACCGTAAAATGACAGTAAAATGCCATTTATGTGTTGGAAAAGGCTAAAACCTATAGAAAAGCTACATTTATCAAAATACGTGTGTAGACGGACTGCAGGCAAGGGGTGTTTTTAAGCTAAATGCTAATTCCCACCTTTGTATAGTAAGTCATATCATGTCATAACTGTTCAAATGATGAAGAAGGTTTTAAGTGGCAAAAGACAAAAATGACCAAACATGCATTTTTTACATCAGCCAGACCCAATATGCTAAAATTTAATGGTGCtatatcttaaaaaaaaattgtgtttttttttttaatttaacaaaagTCCAACTCTGCTGTTATAACAGCTGTCACAGTTACTTTTTAGTTAAATTCCCCATTAATGCTGCTTTTCGCAGTGTTCCAGTAGATTGTATCATTGCATTTGATAAAATCGGACTAAACCTTGTCTTTCCATTTTTGTTGGcttgtatttatttctttataactAAAGACATGTGAGAATGTGCATAAGATCTATAAATTTGCATTTTACTATTTCtgttattatttacttaacTTTTGGCAAGGTTGCCACAGGTCCCTGGTTTTTCTGTGGAATTTGGCTATTTGGCAGGAACATGCTATAAATACCTCCTCTGTCACCAGAGCAGGATGCAAAAGAGCTTTTTTCCAACCGCTATTAAGTTGCTGAACAAGTTATgacctgtttatttatttattattatttttattgacaGACatcttatttttgtattttgcacacaTCTAAACTATTCTTTTTTCTTGTGACCTTCTAATCTACAGCTTTTTTTCCATATGTTTTTCCACACACTTTTTACTTGTTAATCTGTGgtgtgacaataaagtttaatcTGAATCCATTTTGGAGGTGTTTTTCGGTCAGTGGGTTGGGCAGATCtatttttatgaaaataaaaagccaGATTTTAAACAGAATCATTTATTTACACCAAAATCTTACAAAACCAACCACATAACAAAGCATACATGTAAATACCAACATGCCAACCATGTGTATCTAagcacctgcacacacaccagATTGCTATGATGCTTTTAACTGCCAAGATTAATACCAACTCTGGGTACTATGTTAATAGtatatttttttgtcatttaattgtATATCGGTTACTTTGGTGTAGCATTGGGGAGGTCCTTATCAGCAGGAAAAGTTGTAAAAGTTAAGAAGCTACAATTAAAATTTACCCCCTCTTTCACAGTTTCCAAAAACAAGTGGGCCGAATTGGAGTCTTTTCTGGACCAATTCTGGTCCCCAGGCcgcatgtttgacacccctatCTTAGATCCTTATAACAGAATATTGCACTGAGGACATTAACTACAATATTCAGTACTAGAGATCTACACATAACTATAATTAAGATCATTATAGACATTTGTAGATGTGCACTACTTGTTCTTCGATAACACTGTCTGTGGCTAACTGTCCCGGTCCTGCAAAGATCTTACAGGCCTGCTGAACCTTTCAGTTGTTCATCTATTTGTTACCTATGTGCCTAACTGCAATCAAGTCATAATTGtctatttttttgttaattggGGCCTGAAATAACAATAGAATTGACTAGCTATTTCAAGACCGGTTTTTCAACAGTTCAGAATTGTAGtggtatttttcttttgtttgtttttccttataTACAAAGATTACATccagaaaaagtatttgcggtcTGCCTTTAATCTAGGTAGAAGGACAAGGAAACGGTACCTTTACGCACCTGGTAGAGCTCAATCCGCTGTTCGTTCCTCTTGGCAGTCGAGTTTGGAACTCTCAGCGCTCGAAACTCTGCTCTGAACAGGTTGGTCGCGTTCCTCTCCATGGCGGAGACGTTAAAACGGAAAACCTTAGAAGTAATGCTTTTTGGGCAGTAAGACAGATCATCTGGAacaaatagaataaaacaaatgttttgtgAGGGAGCACGCTTAGAAGCATTTTATGTCCAAAGACAGATAAGAGAGATGGACCTTGTATAGGTAAAGATACACAGTTCAAATCCGATCTTGGCCATAGTGGTTCTGTGCTGTCTGGCACTACGTTTATCACAGTGAACGACTAGTGTTGCTGCCCACCTTAATCACAACTTgtcagtgtttctctaacaCATTTTGTCTATATTtggtggaaatgaaaatgttgtCACTGAAATAGCATTATTTAGCTTAGTATGATCTCACCTATCTGGTATCAAAAACCTTCCTATCCTCAGTCCCACTGACAACTTTTTGGACCTGAACCCTTTCTGACCATGATGACTTCTCCACAGCCCAACCTCAGTCCTTGAGACATGCCAGACTCTGTATAAGTACCATGCTATAAAAGGAAATCTTTCCGATGTTTGTTGTCCACACTCTCAACACAGTAATTTGTCAGTCTTGTGGCAGCCTTCTGCTTCATTTACACCTGCCATGGCCTCGAGTTGGTTCACAGAGGAGCCTTAAGGTCATTCAAAGGTCAACGTATTACCTCTGAACCCCATCAAAAAGCCAATGTATGTAAATGAGGTAAAGAGAGTGATGTCACTGGCCCAGACTCAAATTTTCATTCCACAAAGTCAGACTCCACGCACGCTTATGCCTCATGCAGGCAGCACCATCGGCGCTGTGGCTTGTAATCACCGACAGTCTACTGTCTTAAAGGAGTAGTTTGATATTTTGTAAAACTTACATTCCCACTTTCTCGCTATAGGTTACGTGACAAACGTGACATCACTGGTATGCATACCACCCAAAAAAAGAATGGAGCGAGCTAACAGCTAGTCACACATCATTTCATTCTCAAAAAATAATAGGAGCTAATGTTGGCAGCTAGGTGCAGTATTCTTGGTGTGTGGTAATACATGATGTCATTCACAAGCCTGTGCCTATTGTGGAATGATAATAAAATCTGTGGCCACCTTTAATGAATGACAGTACGTCCTAAAGTGTAATCAAGGTTAAATAACACAGACCTCTAGAGCGTAATTGGATACAAACAAGTCATGTGAcgttgaaaagaaaaaaaaactgacacgGTAGAGGTTTGGGAGTATAGTTAATGAATGTATTAACAGAGCCGGATACAGCACCACTGCTCAGTCTTGCTGCTACGCTCTCCAAGTACCCATTTGCATTTGAATTGAAAACAGTCCCTGTGGTCCAGAAAGCATTTTTTCCCCGTAGACTGCCATTATCAAAAGAGACATCTGTAAAACTGTTAAATACGATGGATCAAATTCATGGAGTCTTTATATTCATAAAAATTCCCACTAGCCACAAAAGTGAGTTTTTATTTCTTGTCTATGGACTGCAGCTTGTGGGAGAAACCAGTGAGTGGGCAGCTAATGGTGTTACCACAACAACAAAGCTTCACTAAGAGCTACAAAGTGTTCGAGTCACTTTAAGATGGGTTACAGTGTTTCTACCCAACATTACACAAAACAGTCTCTCAGTAAAACCTTACCAAGTCTTATCTGCACCTGAATCTAATCTAACTTTAACTGTAGCTTTATCATGTCACAAAAGAGATTAGGGGTGCTTTGTAAAAGGTATCCTGGTAATAGGCGTGGCAGATCAAAAAGTGCTTCGTCTGTATGTGTTGAGGGCAATGAAAGCTgatgtaatttgtttttattttgaaagatctGTTGGAGAGAAGTTTGACACATCATTTGAAAAAGTACTTTAAAGAAGTTGGGGATTTGTCTCCATCTTTTACATAGATtttgagtaaataaataaaaaaaaccctgcatttTTCTGCAGGAGAAGACATGTTTTAAATTTGCTTGAGCTGTTGATGAACTGGGTTAAAACAGAGGTGACCTTACCCATTTGCTCCCATTGAGGTAAAACTTATAAAACTTAAGTTTAGAAATGATTAATGCCTGTGTTCTTGTATGAAGAAGTAAAATGGATAAACATGGAGAGCGATAAACGTGGTTTTAATCTAAAAGATGTTTgcgttgctttttttttctctttcctgcaAAATTCAAAAGTGGACCTCAACAAATCTGAAAATTCATCATCTTTCCTTCTCCATCATATGAAAATCACATTACCCACTCTCAGTTTAGGGGCTGAATGAATACAAGTGGATATACTGGGCATTGACAGAATGCATATTTCCAAGTATGAGATCACACtggacataataaaaaaaacactggcaTACACACACAACCCTTGTATTTAAGATTTTGTCATCAATCGGcgtgtgttatttttgtttaaactcCAGTGAACAGTACACCATATATAAATCTTTGTCGTCACATTGTCGTACCTCGAGATCATCCGTGGCTCTCAAATCCAGCTACGTGTCCACCATCTCAAGGCACCTATTTCCTGGTGTTTTTGTCAAAAACCATTTTGTGAGATTTGAAACAGAACATTGCTGAGGGAAAGTAGGTCTTTTGAGAAACACCTGTTGATTTCAAAGGGACTGTGATGCAATGGTCTTGGCTTTGCTCTAGACCATGAGGCCCACTTCGCctctcacacacgcacagcaGTTATCCTATTCTGCTTTTTCGGTAATCCAGACTCAGTCGGACCACATGCCACTTGAATTTCCTTCAAGTGCTGACACATGTCCCTCTAGCACAGGTTTTCCAATTACAGTTTGTAGCTTTTTATTCTAGAAAGGAGAAAGTCAAATATGGGTTTAACATGTGTAGAGGAAATAATGTGAGCCTAAGCAGTCTTTATGTGTTATTTTAACAAATATTTCACATCTAAATTTAAACTCATTTTAAGCCAAGTAATGACTTGTTACCTATACCTGCTGGCAATATGAGATGCCGGCATAGTCTTTAGACTTATTTGGGTTTAGGGCTCAGCTTCACACATGGTTTAGCAAAGTTAAACCTGAGCTGTCCTGTATGTGATCTCATTCTCGTGGGCCACCCGTGAGCACAATTAACTAGCCAAGATAGCCAGTGGGGTCACTTTGAGCTCCATCTCAATAGGCAAGTGGGTGGCACCAGCATTAGGGCTACAGGAGAGCCAACTCCTCCCATGCAGAGGAACTCCAAAGCAGAAAAGAGTCCTTCTATCCCAGCTAATGGGGAGGTCCTGCTGCCTAGCTTTTCCTGCTCATTTCTGATAACTTTTCCAACTCCTTCTTCTATAGGCATCCCCATCTGCCTGTGCAGATGTCCCTCTCATTTGAAcctgactgaaaaggaaatggGAACATCTGGGATGGGAGACATGAACCatagagaggggaaaaaacaaggcGAATAAGAGCGGAATCAGGAGTGGGAGGAGAGTGGCCTTCCTGGAACACAGGTTCAGACATAAAACAGGTTGGCGAGcacaaaagaaataaagcaTATCTTTCACAAGGGCACTGCTTTCTGTTCGCCTTTCAGTTTTACAAAAATTCAAAGAAGAGTTTTATACAATTAAACATTAATCTGctaaaggggtttttttttttttttaatgtttgagaTGATTATGTGACGCTAACCAGTTTCCAGGACAAACACTAAAAAGAGGATTTAGTCTGTAAAAGAGGGGACGGCTTAAATGGGGTTAAACGTGGaatatcaaaaaataaatattatgataaaaataatatCATAAAACTGAAAGAGACTTTTGATAGCTAGAAATTTTATCAATCTAAAACTGTCAATGAAACGAAATGACATAATTGCTGTTTTGAGTCTTGTGCCGCTGGGTTTAGGCGTACACTCTTCGTTTGATGCGTAATTACGCACTATGGACACGTTGGTGGCTGGCATAAGTTGGAGAAAGAGAGCTTGGCTGTCTGAAAAAGTGCGATACTTACTGTTCTCCGGCGGTCCGTTGTCCATGTTGAATTTGTATATCTCTTTGGCATAgtactctgtctctgtgttgtctTGACCGCAACTCTGCTGCCGATCCCTCCCCAACTCCTCCAGTAGCTCCTTGGTGCTGTTATACAACGCTTGGATTTGATAGGGGATTTTACTCGGTCCAAGGGATTGTGGAGGACTAGTCAGCCGAAGTTTGCTCAAAATTTGACCCCGTATCGCCTCGACCCGCTTCCTTTTCACATGGTCAATATCCACAGTGGCACAAGTTGACAGGGATGAGCTCAAAGTTGCGCAGTTGAGGAGGATGACAAACAGTAAAGCCTTACCCAAATGCATCTTTCTCTCTGCATTTGTTCGCTCGACGGTTGAAATGTGTGGAGGACTACCAGGGTCCGTGTTAACTATCCGTCAAAATCACAGTCCTGTGACCTATGGTTCTTCTTGTACTTCTCTAAACTTCCCTTGGAAACTAATGCTTAAAAACTCCTCGCTTGATTCGTTTTCTTGTCCCCTTTGCCAGCGGAAATCCAATTTTGTGTTCGCCCATTAGACACAACTCAATTCAAAGTCCCGAAAAAGACGTTCTCCCACATATATGAAATTGATCCGTAGAAACAAGCAATCTGGTCTTTTGCATACTTGTGCTCACTCCAGCAGATTTATCCGGTGGCCTGGCACACTTCTCCTCTAAGTCTGTATCACTTAAATGTAGAGTCGCCTTATTGTCTCAGAGGAGGCAGACCGCAGGTTGTCCCGTTAACGAGGTATATGCGACTCTGAGCGGTCGGTATGGCCTCACATGAGCTTTATAGCGGTCGTTTCTGACGTTTTGATGGAGGAGGGTCCCCGGGAGTGCCCAAAACGTAACCGGGCAGTGAATGCAACGCTCCAGTCATCAACTCTGACATAATAAGCAAGTTTCACGGGCAGGCCCATCAAACAGCCGGGACAATTTAAGCTCCAGCccacatttgtttatttactaAGGTATTTGAAGTGGTGTTCAGGTCTGGTCTTGTGGTCCCcgtttgtgtgagtgtgagttCGCGTGTGTCTTTATAGTCGTACGTCGCTGTAAATTATAACCGTGTTGAAATCTCAGTTGATGCATCTTCTGATTGTCTGCTGTCGTATGCCCCCTAGTGGCAAGTTGTGCCTCTTGCAGTTGCCAATTTTGCTTCCCCATCAAATTGCTCAAAGAGCCTTACACTTGAAAAGGATGTAATACTGTAATACAACTTTAACAACGGCAATAAACAGAGGTCACAAAgtttacacataaaaaaatccATAAAGATAACAAGTGATAATTCACTGTTGGGTatttttgtatgtgtttgttttgctcTGTTGTCTGATTTTGGAGTCTTCCCACAAAGACCAGCACAAAACAGGGCAGCGGTTGTTGTCCAAGGTTGCGCTCAGATTACATAGATCCTTTTCAAACGTCACTTTCAGGCAACGTGATTACATTACTGTTGAAAAGAACCAAAGTTTCCTCGCTGTCAGCGCAGATTTTCCCATGCCCTCTGCAAACCGCCATCCAcacagaatttattttttttgtgctgatgtctGAAGGCCTTGGAAGCCTGTAAgttattatatatttacagcCCCCCAACTCCACCCCTCACCCAGCTTGTTTTATCTCTATTCATAGAGCATATTCACATTTCTCAGACCTATTTTAAGTCGAAGCTCAGTCAGACACTGGAGGCCCCGTACCCAAACATGGCATCTCGCTGTGTTTATTTTGCCCACCAGTTTGCATAGCAAGAATAATTTCATACAATGGCCAAACTTGGTAAATATTTGGCATTAAGAGTAAGCTCAGGTGTGTAAGTGcatcatatacatatatattggtTGACTTTGCAGGGGAACATTATTGGATATATATGCAGATTTATAGTTAAATCCTAATTTTGACGTGAATCCAACCCACTtactgtctgtttttgttttttacagccaGATGTCTTCTCAGAAAAACATGGCTCATACTCTTTATGCAATAACTCTGACTTCTATTTACTCTTTGACTAGTTGGGAATGCCAAGTATCCCTGATTCGCAGTTATCATTTAACTCTTTTAACTGTGGtgaaggttttttgtttgtccaTTAATAACCAAGATGCTCTGTCTTTGCTGCTTTTGATACTTTAGTCACagaaatatatgtatttttgttccTACTTGAATCCATCTCCAAACTAAAGTCACTCCAGCTAAAACGCCTTCATCTATAACTTGACGTCTGGAGCATTACATAAGCAATCCAAACCCAAAATTAACTAAAATGAgggtgtttgggtttttttgtatgaTCTCAAAAAGAGCAGTATTTCTATAGCTATTGTCAGAGTATTTTCAGGCAGACACCCAGGTCTCTGGTTTCCCTCAGCCGCTTACCCACAGTGCTCTATGCATACTTTAATGCACGAGGCTCAAGCTTATCAGAAGAACTTTTGAAAACGACTTTGGCGGAGAATGTGAGATATTtgtgacaaaacaaaaaggcattttttgactttgtttttgctctttGCCGTTGTCCGCAATGCTCTGGTGAATCTCAGCATTTTCCCTGTTTTGATGGCTTTAAAGCAGCTCTCTGCTGTGCAACTCTCCCACTGCTGTGTCTTATTCATCCTTTGGCAATTCTCCATTAAGCCAGCAGGTGATGCTGCATAACAAACAATATCTGCTGTTAGTGTCTGAATCCACACACAAGAGCGGGGGAAAGTAAGCATCTTGCGCAGCCCCAGAGCTAAATCTAAATTTTAGTGGACTCATTTTTAAGTGCAGATGTAACAACAGGCAGACCTGTGCTCTAAACTCTGCTCTCACATAAGGATTTATTTAGATGTTCAGTAAATGTACCACAAAAACCTGATGGAACCTCAAACAAGAGCAAAACCAATAACAATGGGTTGAGATGATAGGTGCAGTAGGTTCAACCTGCCTGGGGCTTCTGTGTGTGCACTTTTCATACTCTCTCAGTGCCTGGATGGATTTGCCATATGCTGCTTTCTCCCgtaatccaaagacatgcatgatATGTTCTTTCAGGTGATTCTTAATTGCCGGTAGGTGTGGTTTTTGGTCTCTCTGGCCCCCTTGAAGTGATCCAGGTGCACCCCACCTACTGAaataggctccagccctccTGAAGTCTTTGTGGAGAGGCTCTTTCTTGGATATGGGGGTCTATATCAGAGGGTCAGAAACACGGAGAACAACAAAGTGAAGAGAGGACTCCCTAAGGAGGCAAAAAGCATCACCTTAAagccccaaacacacacatgtggatACATACACCCACGTTGTAGTATTTTAACTGTCTggacggggggggggggactctTAGACACAATCCCAGACACCATCATCAAAGTTCACTTTTACTCGAAGCGTCCTCCAGTGATTACCTCACCGCTGGGTCAGGTTTAAGTGAGTCACTCTCAGGCAATCTCTCCGTCTCGCACAACACACGGAAA
Protein-coding sequences here:
- the LOC116314093 gene encoding transforming growth factor beta-3 proprotein-like, translating into MHLGKALLFVILLNCATLSSSLSTCATVDIDHVKRKRVEAIRGQILSKLRLTSPPQSLGPSKIPYQIQALYNSTKELLEELGRDRQQSCGQDNTETEYYAKEIYKFNMDNGPPENNDLSYCPKSITSKVFRFNVSAMERNATNLFRAEFRALRVPNSTAKRNEQRIELYQIVRRNEHIRKQRFIGAKNVLTKGTAEWISFDVTETVREWLMKRGSNMGLEISVHCPCHTFSPNGDIIDKEHEVLEVKFKGIDEEEEHSRLDLDHLKRKMEQNLPHLILMMIPPHRLDTQSTRRRKRALDTNYCFSNTEESCCVRRLHIDFRRDLDWKWIHEPSGYDANYCSGPCPYLRSSDTTHSSLLSLYNTLNPEASASPCCVPQDLEPLTILYYSGRTPKVEQLSNMIVKSCKCS